A part of Nitrososphaerota archaeon genomic DNA contains:
- a CDS encoding extracellular solute-binding protein — protein MSEEKSKGKISPSLIVAVVVIIILLAALVYYATLPPKVEVVPTTIVQTALKTETLPGTTIVRTEVKTTVQTVPVTPTTPSKKETIVIWSFPLTTEEEHKQHLKMMEEAFESKNPDIDLVFEVYPWQGRDARMITAAAGGEAPDICYLNTRHIAKLSFLGALQPVEDIIPKYYLDNIYPWVIEGAKAGGHIWAATNLISAPYVWWYNPDVFKEVGITPPKGPEDAWSWNQFIEAAKKLKEKGYYVAHPSKPSVVCITRPLFQQAGVDICKQGLPFVTEVMFNNSKGVRPFKFWQDLFYTYAVMHPSMLGAVPEWQPERELFAKKEVAIMLDTTGLPVYLNTIKSNVKAEVLGFLWCDEEGKEYMTGDVVPGYWGVFKQAYNKHPEAVKRVFQWLLSEEGIELWCKWAAFNSPYKTQEGWLRGTALWEVIKGDDLAKWLPYGSPEWGNHPAANDIYNILQANMDAVAHGIMTPEEAALDAARKCVEAMKRSLSL, from the coding sequence ATGTCGGAAGAAAAAAGTAAAGGAAAAATTAGTCCTTCTTTAATTGTTGCTGTTGTTGTTATAATAATTCTTTTAGCTGCTTTAGTATATTATGCAACTTTGCCTCCAAAAGTTGAAGTTGTTCCAACTACAATTGTTCAAACAGCTTTAAAAACTGAAACATTGCCAGGAACAACAATTGTAAGAACTGAAGTAAAAACAACAGTACAAACTGTGCCGGTAACACCTACTACCCCATCAAAGAAAGAAACGATTGTAATATGGAGTTTCCCACTTACTACAGAAGAAGAACATAAACAACACTTAAAAATGATGGAAGAGGCTTTTGAATCAAAAAATCCTGATATAGACCTTGTATTTGAAGTATATCCATGGCAAGGAAGAGATGCTAGAATGATTACTGCTGCTGCAGGTGGTGAAGCACCAGATATATGCTATCTTAATACTAGGCATATTGCTAAATTAAGTTTTCTCGGAGCTTTACAACCAGTTGAAGACATTATACCAAAGTACTATTTAGATAATATTTATCCATGGGTCATAGAAGGTGCTAAAGCAGGTGGACATATATGGGCTGCTACCAATCTTATCTCAGCACCTTATGTATGGTGGTATAATCCTGATGTATTCAAAGAAGTGGGGATTACTCCTCCAAAAGGTCCAGAAGATGCTTGGTCTTGGAATCAGTTTATTGAAGCTGCTAAAAAACTTAAGGAAAAAGGGTACTATGTTGCTCATCCATCTAAACCGTCTGTTGTATGTATTACGAGACCTCTCTTTCAACAAGCTGGAGTTGATATATGTAAGCAAGGTTTACCTTTTGTAACAGAAGTAATGTTCAATAATTCAAAAGGTGTAAGGCCATTTAAATTCTGGCAAGATCTTTTCTATACTTATGCAGTAATGCACCCATCGATGCTGGGGGCAGTCCCTGAATGGCAACCTGAAAGAGAACTATTTGCGAAGAAAGAAGTTGCTATTATGCTCGATACCACTGGTCTTCCAGTATATCTTAACACAATAAAGTCGAATGTTAAAGCTGAAGTGCTTGGCTTCTTATGGTGTGACGAAGAAGGAAAGGAATATATGACAGGAGATGTAGTTCCTGGTTATTGGGGTGTATTTAAACAAGCATATAATAAGCATCCTGAAGCGGTAAAAAGAGTTTTTCAGTGGTTATTAAGTGAAGAAGGCATAGAACTTTGGTGTAAATGGGCTGCCTTTAATTCACCTTATAAAACACAGGAAGGTTGGTTAAGAGGTACAGCTCTATGGGAAGTAATTAAAGGAGATGATTTAGCAAAATGGTTACCATACGGCTCTCCTGAGTGGGGGAACCATCCAGCAGCCAATGATATTTATAATATACTTCAAGCTAATATGGATGCTGTTGCTCACGGTATAATGACTCCTGAGGAAGCAGCTTTAGATGCTGCTAGAAAGTGTGTTGAAGCAATGAAAAGATCATTATCACTATAA
- a CDS encoding carbohydrate ABC transporter permease: MLLERIHKVSFSRIIIYTILIIFALVTIFPLYHMIIVSLGGYGFSFSLIPLNPRIDEYLHVLIATEMINWLINTFIYAGSVSIFTVFLDSLIAYPLAKGDFKGRNFIFLLVISYLMIPEQAVIIPLFKLMGSLGLINNLLALILPGIISPTGVFLMRQYILNVPSDILDSARIDGSSEIGIYWRIILPVCKPALLTVAALKFIMHWNMFLYPLVMLRKSSMFTVPVGIATISWGMFGANWNLMSAACIISIIPTILIFLFFQKQIQTGIILRERAGIKR; encoded by the coding sequence ATGTTATTGGAGAGAATTCACAAAGTAAGTTTTTCTCGTATAATAATTTATACGATCTTAATCATATTTGCTTTAGTTACAATTTTTCCACTATATCATATGATTATAGTATCTTTAGGAGGTTATGGTTTTTCTTTTTCATTAATTCCTTTAAATCCGAGGATTGATGAATATTTACATGTATTAATAGCAACAGAAATGATTAATTGGCTTATTAATACATTTATATATGCCGGGTCTGTAAGTATTTTCACAGTTTTTTTAGATTCTTTAATAGCTTATCCATTAGCAAAGGGTGATTTTAAAGGAAGGAATTTTATATTTTTACTTGTGATATCGTATTTAATGATTCCTGAACAAGCAGTAATCATTCCTTTATTTAAACTAATGGGATCTTTAGGATTAATAAATAATTTATTAGCACTTATATTGCCTGGAATAATTTCTCCGACTGGAGTTTTCTTAATGAGACAATATATATTAAATGTTCCATCTGACATCCTAGATTCTGCAAGAATAGATGGTAGCTCAGAAATTGGAATTTATTGGAGAATAATACTTCCAGTGTGCAAGCCCGCTTTATTAACAGTTGCTGCATTAAAATTTATTATGCATTGGAATATGTTCCTTTATCCTTTAGTAATGCTCAGGAAAAGCAGCATGTTTACAGTTCCGGTAGGAATAGCTACAATATCGTGGGGAATGTTTGGAGCTAACTGGAACCTTATGTCTGCTGCATGCATAATATCTATAATTCCCACAATTTTAATATTCCTATTTTTCCAAAAACAAATACAAACAGGAATAATTTTAAGAGAGAGAGCAGGTATAAAAAGATAA
- a CDS encoding sugar ABC transporter permease, whose product MFFKKNNEILKYIKRKKAFYLMCLPYLIGFTIFELYPMIDAFILSFHSWSGGIGGAAFLEPKFVGLKNYAEMIKDELFILSLKNTMVITITFVFISTLISLSIALLLDQKIKNVDIFTTIYFIPYATAPVIMGVVMRVIFNRGGVINWILKEMGLPIIDWLGPNLALITVVLAMVWNYFGYCVVILLAGLQAIPTVLYEAASIDGAGKMTQIRRITLPLLKPILIVTLFLETIYALRAYDIIYGMTGGGPGFQTLTLPYYIYWKGFESWELGYADAIGVILFLMALAIALIQRKIIGTAVIEY is encoded by the coding sequence TTGTTCTTCAAGAAAAATAATGAAATTTTAAAATACATTAAAAGAAAAAAAGCATTTTATTTAATGTGTTTACCATATTTGATTGGTTTTACTATTTTTGAATTATATCCTATGATAGATGCATTCATTTTAAGTTTTCATTCTTGGAGTGGTGGAATTGGTGGAGCAGCATTCTTAGAACCTAAATTTGTTGGGTTAAAAAATTATGCGGAAATGATCAAAGACGAATTATTTATATTAAGTTTAAAAAATACTATGGTGATTACTATTACTTTTGTATTTATTTCAACATTAATTTCTTTAAGTATTGCTCTTCTTTTAGACCAAAAAATTAAAAATGTTGATATATTCACAACAATATACTTTATTCCCTATGCAACAGCACCTGTAATAATGGGAGTAGTGATGAGAGTTATATTTAATAGAGGTGGTGTTATAAATTGGATACTTAAAGAAATGGGTTTACCAATTATAGACTGGCTTGGACCTAATCTCGCATTAATTACAGTAGTACTTGCAATGGTATGGAATTACTTTGGTTACTGCGTAGTTATACTTTTAGCAGGTTTGCAAGCAATACCTACCGTATTATATGAGGCAGCAAGTATAGATGGAGCTGGAAAAATGACGCAAATAAGGAGAATAACTTTACCTTTGCTTAAACCAATTCTAATAGTAACACTTTTTTTGGAAACAATATATGCTCTAAGGGCATACGATATTATTTATGGTATGACAGGAGGTGGACCTGGCTTTCAGACATTAACATTACCTTATTATATATATTGGAAAGGATTTGAAAGCTGGGAATTAGGCTATGCTGACGCTATAGGAGTGATTTTATTCTTAATGGCATTAGCTATAGCTCTTATTCAAAGAAAGATCATAGGGACGGCAGTAATAGAATATTGA